The Atlantibacter hermannii genomic interval CACTGATAACAACGGTGTATCGAAGTCGCCATCAAGAATCATCCCCTGCAGGCCTGCTGCCGAAATCCGCGCGCTGGCACCGCGAGTGCTGATGATCCGCACCTGATAATGCGCCGCGAGCGCCCTTCCCAGTGCCAGTACGGGATGCAGATGTCCGGAAAACGGTGGGGCCAGCAGATCAATGCGGGTGACACCAGCGGGGATCAGATCGAACAAACGTTGCATGTCAGAGGCTATTTCCGTATTTGATGAATAAATCGTTTACACAGATCGACCAGCGCTGGCTGCGAGAGATAGTCCATATGGCCACATGCCAGACGCTCATCCACACGGGGGAACCAAAGCCGGGAGATAAAATCCTGTCGCCCCTGCACCAGAAGATGATGACAGTCCGGCCGCTTGCGCGCCACGGGCCCAAAGGCAAACAGGCTGACGCGGGACAGGGACGAGGCGGGCAAATCAAGATTGTTAAACAGTTCCAGTCCACAACTGCCCGAAAGGAGTAGCGTATGGTCAGCCGTGTCCAGCATCGTAATAGCGAGGTTTCGATAACGGCTGATAAAGTCTGGCCTGCGTGATGAGAGATAATCCCGCGCATTGTTAATACTGGCGCGCAACAGGCCAGTATCACGCCATGACTCGGTTTGTGGGATCCAGGGGAAATTTTCCGCGACAGGCATCATGTTCCCGTTCATAACGCGTTCAAGGAATGCGCGTTGCGAGGGGCCCAGCGCAATGTTGCCGGGTCGGCTTCTACCGGTAATAAATGCAATGCCGAGTTTTTTTGCGGTCATAGTGAACGGAAGTGGTCGTTACTGAAAATGCGATAGCGACGTGAGCGCCAGTAAATTGTGCGGTTCACCAGAGCATGGAACAGATGAACAGGCTGTAACAGTTCTGATAACACTGACATCACCGGCCGCGCAGAAATCATCACCGATACCCGACGCTGGATCTGGCCCAGCGCAACGTGGCGGATACAGAGCGCCACCACAAGTACAACGCCATTCATTACACTACCAAACGCCAGGATAACCATCGCCCAAAGCAGCAGCGGATGAATCCCCTGCAGAAGCAAAATCATAAGATTAGTGCCTACACTCTTCTCGCGCATCAATAATGTGGCGAATAAAAACCAGCGGTGCATTTGACGAAAATAGCGGCTGACAGTCGGTACGCTGGTTTGCACACATACCGGAGCGACCGACTGCACAATATTGACACCGGCCCGCGTAAGCAGTGTTGCCAGCGCAAGATCGTCCGTCAAATGCCGCAGGACAGGCGTAAATCCCCCGACGCTATCCAGTACCCGCAGGGGTAACAGATAACACATGCCGTTTATCGTCAGCGGTCTGGCAAAGGGCAGCAAAGGCAGATAGGTCAGTGCGGAATTATCGTTAACAAACTGAGCCAACAACCGCGAGGGCATATTGTTCGCGGTCCTGTACCAGGGCAACGCGGTGACAAGCGAATCCCCCTCAAGCGCCTCAATCATCATATTCAGCGATGATGCCGTCAGAACCGCATCATCATCTAAAACCAGCACGAGCGGTGTCTTAACTTGTTTTCTTCCCTGCTCAAGCTTACAGAGTTTTGGATTAACGCCTTCCGGCGCGTCTGGGCAAAGGCAAATGTGAATCTGCTGATGCACATAACGCGCCTGTAAACCGCTGCGTTACCCGTGCAGCTTCCGCGTCATCCACATCAATCAGCCAGAGGAATGTCGCTTCTGGCAAATTCTGAACTGTGGCGTCCAGTACCGTCTCTAACGCAGGATCACCACTGAGTATCGGTTGCATAACGGTAACGCAGCTGAGATCACGTTGCAGATCTTGCCGGGGAGCGTCAAGACTTATCCGGGCCAAAAAAACTTTGAAAAGCAGAATGGCCAGCCAGATCGTTGTGATGATTAACACAGGGGATCTTCCTTGAGTTGCTGTAAGAAGGTAAGCAAGCTGATGTCAAAATCCATTGAAGGCGGACCGAAGTCATTCAACATGTGGGTGACATCCAGGGTGTGGAGTATAGCC includes:
- a CDS encoding hopanoid biosynthesis associated glycosyl transferase protein HpnI yields the protein MHQQIHICLCPDAPEGVNPKLCKLEQGRKQVKTPLVLVLDDDAVLTASSLNMMIEALEGDSLVTALPWYRTANNMPSRLLAQFVNDNSALTYLPLLPFARPLTINGMCYLLPLRVLDSVGGFTPVLRHLTDDLALATLLTRAGVNIVQSVAPVCVQTSVPTVSRYFRQMHRWFLFATLLMREKSVGTNLMILLLQGIHPLLLWAMVILAFGSVMNGVVLVVALCIRHVALGQIQRRVSVMISARPVMSVLSELLQPVHLFHALVNRTIYWRSRRYRIFSNDHFRSL